Part of the Cuniculiplasma divulgatum genome, CCTTAATCTCACCAAGAGATCTCCTGAATAGCCCAGAATCCCTGGGCTTAGGAACATTGCTGATCCCATCATTCTTTGGCACAACCACAACATCTCCCTGTATTGCCTCAGTTATCTTTATCTGCCAGAATGATCTTGAATTCTGATCCATATAATTCAGAAATGCCAAATCTTTATAATAACATTGGGTGATTCTATTTACCGGCATGCGGATAAGGCCAATTAAGGTATTTTGACGGTTAATATGTGAAGATTGTAACATTATTTTAATCATTGATACAACAATTTTAATAACAGCCAACTATTCATTAAAAATGAAGTATATTGTAATTACAGGAGGTGTCCTTTCCGGTATTGGAAAGGGAACAATTGCCTCAAGTTTATGTCACATACTTACTAATAGTGGGGTCAAGGTAACAGCATTAAAAATAGACCCATATCTCAATTATGATGCAGGAACAATGAACCCATACCAGCACGGAGAAGTTTTTGTACTGGATGATGGAAGTGAGGTCGATCTAGATCTAGGAAATTATGAAAGATACCTGGATAGAAGTCTAACAGGAAATAACAATATCACAACAGGAAAGGTTTACAAGGAAGTCATAGAAAGGGAAAGAAGGGGAGAATATCTTGGTAGTACCGTACAGATCATACCTCACATAACAAATGAGATAAAGAGAAGGATAAGAAAAGTTTCAAGTGCCGAAGATCTCGATGTGGTTGTAATCGAAATAGGGGGAACTGTGGGAGACATAGAGTCAATGCCATTTCTGGAGGCAATAAGGCAGCTGAGAAGGGAAGAAAAAGGACAGGTGTTTCTCGGTCACGTAACACTTGTACCGGAAATAGGAAGGGAAGAGGAACAGAAGACAAAACCAACACAGCATAGTGTTAGGGCATTGAAGGAAATTGGACTGCAACCTGATCTCTTACTTTGCAGATCAAAGAACCCACTGTCTAAGGAGGTGAAGAAAAGAATATCACTGTTCACTGATGTGCCTGAAGAGGCCGTTATAAGTGTTTATGAAGTGGAAAATGCCTATCAGGTTCCTGAAGTAATAGAAAAACAGTCTGTAATCGATATTATTAAATCACAGCTGGGTTTGCAGACCACAGTGTTCAGGGACAGCTGGGAAACGTACAAGGAAAATCTGCTCTCCCCGGACTCTTTTGTTGATATAGGAATAATAGGAAAGTACACAGAGTTGCATGATGCCTATATTAGTCACAGAGAGGCAATGAACCACGCAACTGGGAGTACGGGCATTGGAGTTAATATTATCTGGCTGGATTCAGATATGGTAAAGGAAAATCCATCAGTACTGGAAAAATTAGATGGAATACTTGTAACACCCGGATTTGGATACAGAGGGGTAGAGGGTAAAATACTTGCAGCAAAATATGCGAGGGAAACCAATACACCATACCTTGGCATATGTCTTGGATTTCAGGTTGCAGTCATAGAATACGCGAGAAACGTTCTAGGGCTTGAAGACGCAAACAGCACGGAGTTTTCAACAGATTCAAAAAATCCTGTTATAGATATCCTCCCAGAACAGGTTGGCGTCAAGGATATGGGTGGTACCATGAGGCTTGGAGCCAAGAAAGTTGTTGTAAGTGAAAATACACTGGCCTTTGATCTTTATAAACAGAATGAAATAATGGAAAGGCACAGGCACAGATTTGAGGTTAATCCAGAATATATTAAAAAGCTGGAAGATCATGGTCTTATATTCTCAGGAAAAGATGAGGAGGGAATAAGAATGGAAATACTTGAGATTAAGAACAGAAAGAATTTCATTGCATCCCAGTTTCATGCAGAATTCAAGTCTAGACCACTTAAACCATCTCCACTGCACTTACATCTTGTTAAGATGGCATTTGAATTCAGGAAGGAAAAAGTACAAATGGAACAGAGAGCATGATATGGTATGGCCACCATAAGTGAAACTGATTATCAGCTGCTGGTCAGGAAAAAAGTCAATGAATGTTATGATGTGGCCAGGGTGGCAAGGTCAAGGGGACTGGACATTACTGACAGGGTTGAAATACCACTGGCCAATGATATGGCAGACAGGATAGGAGAACTGCTAAATCTAAAGGATATAAGTCAGGAAATTAGAGATTTATCCCTGACAATGAGCAGAGAAGAAGTGGCCCTTGAGATGGCAAAGAGGACCGCACAGAAATATTCCGGCGAGGGGATGGATAAGGCCGTTGATATGTCAGTGAGGGTCGGTCTCGCAA contains:
- the pyrG gene encoding glutamine hydrolyzing CTP synthase, giving the protein MKYIVITGGVLSGIGKGTIASSLCHILTNSGVKVTALKIDPYLNYDAGTMNPYQHGEVFVLDDGSEVDLDLGNYERYLDRSLTGNNNITTGKVYKEVIERERRGEYLGSTVQIIPHITNEIKRRIRKVSSAEDLDVVVIEIGGTVGDIESMPFLEAIRQLRREEKGQVFLGHVTLVPEIGREEEQKTKPTQHSVRALKEIGLQPDLLLCRSKNPLSKEVKKRISLFTDVPEEAVISVYEVENAYQVPEVIEKQSVIDIIKSQLGLQTTVFRDSWETYKENLLSPDSFVDIGIIGKYTELHDAYISHREAMNHATGSTGIGVNIIWLDSDMVKENPSVLEKLDGILVTPGFGYRGVEGKILAAKYARETNTPYLGICLGFQVAVIEYARNVLGLEDANSTEFSTDSKNPVIDILPEQVGVKDMGGTMRLGAKKVVVSENTLAFDLYKQNEIMERHRHRFEVNPEYIKKLEDHGLIFSGKDEEGIRMEILEIKNRKNFIASQFHAEFKSRPLKPSPLHLHLVKMAFEFRKEKVQMEQRA